ATCTCAGGCAGACCGGCTTTCATCGGAGAAAATACGGATTTTGTGCCAGGAAATAAACAGCTTAACGGAATCTATTACAGCGAGCCGGAACCGGTTGTCGGCTATGCAGCAGGTCTATGAGAAACAGGAGAAGGAAGTCGGCTTTCTTATGGAGCAATATCATCTGATCGAGCAGCAGCTATATAGCGGCGAAATCAAGAATCCAAAAGAGTTGGAACAGTTAAAGGGCCGCTGTGACGGGGCCAAGGCGGATATTGACCAGCGGGAAGAAAAGATATTCGCCGAAATGGCTCACTGTGAGCAATTAGAGCAGCAAATCATGGATCTGCAGACACAAGTGGCCGACAAACAGCAGCAGTGTGAGCAGCGGCGTCAGGAGTTTACACAGGCTGTGGCTGTAGTGGAGAAAGGAATACAGGAAATTGATGAAAAGATCAAAAGGTTGACAGTCAAGATTAGCTTGCCGATACTGGACAAATATCGGGAATTGCACCGGAAGCTGCGATTTCCCATAGCAAAAGTGGAAAATGGCATTTGCAGCGGCTGCCATCGCAGCCTGCCGGTTACGCAAGTGTCCCGTCAGGCAGCAACTCTTATGTACTGTGACAATTGCGGACGCATTCTGCTGATAGGAGAAGCATAGCACTGCTCCCAGGATATAGCGGCGAAGGTCAGTCGTTACAGGAAGTTTTTTCTCAATAAACTTAATTAGTAAAAATTGCCGGTTTGTTTGGCTTGACGATGATGTTACTTCGTGGTATCATATTAATTCAGTCAAATAAATAAACTATGAGTAGGAAAGATGATCGCGGATGTTCATGAAACATTCGAGGAAAGTCCGGGCTCCACAGGGCAGGGTGCTGGATAACGTCCAGCGAGGGTGACCTCAGGGAAAGTGCCACAGAAATGTAGACCGCCGGTTAAGCCGGTAAGGATGGAACGGTGCGGTAAGAGCGCACCAGCAGTCAGGCGACTGACTGGCTAGGTAAACCCCACCCGGAGCAAGACCAAATAGGGAAGGGATGAAGCTGCCCGCTGAACCTTCCGGGTTGTGTCGCTAGAGCCGTCAGGCAACTGCCGGCCCAGATAGATGATCATCACCGCGTATTGCGGAACAGGACTCGGCTTATTGAATACTCGTAGTACTATTTTGACTGATAAAAGTAAAATCGGAGATACCTTTGCTATAATAAAAATAGGAGGCGTTCATATGTCAGTATTAAACATTAATGGCGTAGATGAGTTTACAGAAAAGGTAATCAAAGCGGATAAGCCTGCTTTAGTAGACTTTTGGGCTTCCTGGTGCGGTCCCTGTAAAATGACCGGCCCTGAAGTTGAGGCTGTTGCTGTGACGTATGAGGGTAAAGCCGTAGTTGCTAAAGTCAATGTAGATGAAAACCAGAAACTTGCCAGTCAATACGATGTAATGAGCATCCCCACATTGCTGATATTTAAAAATGGTCAGGAAGTCAAGCGAATTGTTGGGTTTCGGCCCCAGAAGGATATTAGTGCCGCTCTTGATAGCGCACTGTAATTTTATA
This genomic window from Veillonellales bacterium contains:
- the trxA gene encoding thioredoxin, encoding MSVLNINGVDEFTEKVIKADKPALVDFWASWCGPCKMTGPEVEAVAVTYEGKAVVAKVNVDENQKLASQYDVMSIPTLLIFKNGQEVKRIVGFRPQKDISAALDSAL